One window of Elaeis guineensis isolate ETL-2024a chromosome 11, EG11, whole genome shotgun sequence genomic DNA carries:
- the LOC105037088 gene encoding receptor-like protein EIX2 encodes MAVCSSWHSNASRFLMHVTLIVLFLLCLCLGGTDGSMVEGSCIESERRALLSIKEDMYDPDQWLSSWKDQDCCRWSGVGCNNITGHVVKLDLRYPYDLDVQYETMKFPGPSKVNPSLLDLMHLKSLDLSLNNFSRAPIPKFIGSLVHLEYLNLSYAEFSGSIPPELGNLSRLHFLDISWNGYDFYNSRWTSLRADSLRWLSNIPSLHSLYLSGVNFSKAANWLHEINMLPSLLDLCLSYTDLPIASASISHVNLTSLTMLDLSRNYHLNATLPHWLFNISNLVHLNLGGCDLPDRLLFSIGDLQNLKILYLFENQITREIFPNLANLSHLEHLDMFWNKISGKIPRSIENLHNLVELDLSYNQITRDFFQNLGNLSHLEHLRMASNKICGEIPKSIKNLRNMVELDLSYNRNISGEIPEFLGNLIHLQVLDLSGNEISGEIPHAFDKLHSLYYLALASNRITGKIPRFIGNLCKLNGLDISDNSITGELVYTIESWSKCTENRPDGRRSLQGLTSLCVGYNNLSGIIPQTLSQLSALQELDLASNSFTGHLTEAHFANLTRLDYLDLSYNSFQVSQHWVPPFNASSIVMCSCHLGPKFPTWLRTQTNLEELCLSENNISDGFPAWFWDLKNLNDLNVSHNSMTGWLPTSLGGQQYWYLDVSYNNFHGPIPKLNTSYLEIMILSNNSFSGPIPLSFAKAINLRYFILPRNHIDGSIPQFLCNLSSLEILDLSNNNLSGGVWLFCNGLASLEVLDLSNNELFGELHHYPYKPRHGTIDSKEDNKLEHSFDSVACPVKLQSLHLRNNRLSGKLPLWLKYCRQLVILDLSENRFSDNLPIWIGKSLRSLRVLSLRLNFFNGSIPAQLSYLTSLQVLDLACNNFSGALPPSFGNLSAMKRTQNAEKPMLTDFHAYYTEGLVMTTKGIEIEYTSVLSFVMSIDLSCNNLSGTIPIELVNLHGLRFLNLSNNHFTGKIPENIGALTQLESLDLSVNNLSGMIPSTISSLYYLNHLSLSNNNLSGRIPWGKQLQTLCDPSIYNGNSYLRGWPFPWCFNDAPSKSPFQNRGEEEECGNGDESEMIWFHACSALGFVVGLLGFIYVLMIKQAIRIAYFHVIDMTYDYIYVQLAMRFAKLKSILPILMNNGQG; translated from the coding sequence ATGGCTGTTTGTAGTAGTTGGCATTCAAATGCATCCAGATTTCTTATGCATGTCACGTTGATCGTGCTCTTCCTCTTATGTCTCTGCCTTGGTGGTACAGATGGTTCCATGGTGGAGGGGAGCTGCATAGAGAGTGAAAGGAGAGCTCTGCTTTCCATCAAAGAAGACATGTATGATCCTGACCAGTGGCTCTCCTCTTGGAAGGACCAAGACTGCTGCAGATGGAGTGGAGTGGGCTGCAACAATATCACGGGCCATGTGGTAAAACTCGATCTCAGATATCCATATGACTTAgatgtccaatatgaaactatgaaatTTCCAGGTCCAAGTAAGGTAAATCCTTCTTTGCTTGACTTGATGCATTTGAAGTCTTTGGATCTGAGCTTGAACAATTTTTCTAGAGCTCCCATTCCTAAATTCATTGGTTCCCTTGTACATTTAGAATATCTCAACCTCTCCTATGCCGAGTTCAGTGGATCCATTCCACCTGAGCTTGGAAACCTCTCGCGCTTGCACTTCCTTGATATTAGTTGGAATGGTTATGATTTTTATAATTCTAGATGGACCTCCTTACGTGCTGATAGCCTTCGTTGGCTCTCCAACATCCCTTCTTTGCACTCACTTTACTTGAGTGGCGTCAACTTCTCAAAGGCAGCCAATTGGCTTCATGAGATTAACATGCTCCCTTCTCTATTAGATTTGTGTTTGTCCTATACTGACCTCCCTATTGCATCTGCTTCTATATCACATGTTAATCTCACATCGCTCACCATGCTTGATCTTTCTCGGAATTACCATCTCAATGCTACCCTACCACATTGGCTGTTCAATATTAGCAATCTTGTGCATCTTAATCTTGGAGGATGTGATTTACCTGATAGACTATTATTTTCTATAGGGGATCTACAAAACTTGAAAATCTTATATTTGTTTGAGAATCAAATTACCAGAGAAATTTTTCCCAACTTAGCAAACCTCAGCCACCTGGAACATCTAGATATGTTTTGGAACAAAATTAGTGGAAAGATACCGAGAAGCATCGAGAACCTCCACAACTTGGTAGAATTGGATTTGTCTTATAATCAAATTACTAGAGATTTCTTCCAAAACTTGGGAAACCTCAGCCATTTGGAACATCTACGTATGGCTTCAAACAAAATTTGTGGAGAGATACCGAAAAGCATCAAGAACCTCCGCAACATGGTGGAATTAGATTTGTCATACAATAGAAATATAAGTGGAGAGATACCAGAATTCCTTGGGAATCTAATTCACCTACAGGTGCTAGATTTATCAGGCAATGAGATCAGTGGAGAGATACCACATGCCTTTGACAAGCTTCATAGCCTATATTATTTGGCATTAGCATCAAACCGCATAACCGGAAAGATACCGAGATTTATAGGAAATCTGTGTAAGTTGAATGGGCTAGATATATCTGATAACAGCATTACTGGTGAGCTTGTATATACAATAGAAAGTTGGTCTAAGTGCACAGAAAATAGACCGGATGGGAGAAGATCTCTACAAGGCTTAACATCACTTTGTGTGGGTTACAATAACTTGAGTGGAATAATCCCACAAACTCTGAGTCAGCTATCTGCACTGCAAGAGTTGGATCTTGCTTCAAATTCCTTTACAGGTCATTTGACCGAAGCCCACTTTGCCAACCTTACAAGATTAGACTACTTGGATCTATCTTACAACTCATTTCAGGTGAGTCAGCATTGGGTTCCTCCTTTTAATGCTTCATCAATTGTTATGTGCTCTTGTCATTTGGGACCAAAATTTCCAACTTGGCTTCGAACACAGACAAATTTAGAAGAATTATGCCTCAGTGAAAACAACATTTCAGATGGCTTTCCTGCTTGGTTTTGGGATCTAAAAAATTTGAACGATTTGAATGTGTCCCATAATAGCATGACAGGATGGCTACCAACTTCTTTGGGAGGCCAACAATATTGGTATCTTGATGTTAGTTACAACAACTTTCATGGTCCAATTCCTAAATTAAATACTTCTTATCTAGAAATCATGATACTATCCAACAACTCATTTTCTGGGCCTATTCCCTTGAGCTTTGCCAAAGCTATAAATCTTAGATACTTTATTTTGCCCCGTAACCATATTGATGGTAGCATCCCTCAATTCCTATGCAATCTATCTTCATTAGAAATTCTTGATCTCTCCAACAATAACTTGTCTGGTGGCGTCTGGCTGTTCTGTAATGGTTTGGCTTCATTGGAAGTACTTGATCTGTCTAacaatgagctgtttggagaACTTCATCACTATCCGTACAAACCACGACATGGAACAATTGATTCCAAGGAGGACAATAAGTTAGAGCATTCTTTCGACTCAGTGGCATGTCCTGTTAAGCTCCAATCACTTCATCTAAGAAATAATAGGCTCTCCGGAAAACTACCTTTATGGCTGAAATATTGTAGACAATTGGTTATTCTTGATCTTAGTGAAAATAGATTCTCAGACAACCTACCAATATGGATTGGAAAAAGCCTCAGATCACTGAGAGTTCTTTCTCTGAGGTTAAATTTCTTCAATGGCAGTATTCCAGCTCAACTATCATATCTTACTTCTCTACAAGTTTTGGACCTCGCTTGCAATAATTTTTCAGGTGCTTTGCCTCCATCGTTTGGAAATTTAAGTGCAATGAAGAGGACACAGAATGCAGAAAAACCAATGCTTACAGACTTCCATGCGTACTATACAGAGGGCTTAGTAATGACCACAAAAGGAATAGAAATTGAGTATACCAGTGTGCTCTCATTTGTGATGAGCATAGATCTCTCATGCAACAATCTTTCTGGGACGATTCCAATAGAACTGGTAAATCTCCATGGACTGCGTTTCTTGAATCTCTCTAATAATCACTTCACAGGAAAGATTCCGGAAAATATTGGTGCCTTGACACAGTTAGAATCACTTGATCTGTCGGTGAACAATCTCTCAGGCATGATTCCCTCAACTATTTCCTCCTTGTATTATTTGAATCACTTGAGCTTGTCCAACAATAACTTATCTGGAAGAATTCCATGGGGAAAACAATTACAGACATTATGTGATCCCTCCATTTACAATGGCAATTCTTATCTTCGTGGATGGCCTTTTCCATGGTGCTTTAATGATGCCCCTTCTAAAAGTCCATttcaaaacagaggagaagaggaggaatgTGGAAATGGCGATGAGTCTGAAATGATATGGTTTCATGCTTGCTCTGCATTGGGTTTCGTTGTGGGGCTCTTGGGGTTCATCTATGTGCTCATGATCAAACAAGCTATAAGGATTGCTTATTTCCACGTGATTGACATGACATACGATTACATCTATGTGCAATTAGCAATGAGATttgccaaattgaagtccatcttGCCCATCTTGATGAACAATGGCCAAGGATAA